In Xanthomonas theicola, a single genomic region encodes these proteins:
- a CDS encoding M28 family peptidase encodes MQRTGGVAVPARRAGFGGGEGVRAAQRPPPAGARRCRAVGALGAQARARGRQAGTGHAPAGDGICSAHWDAFGRGALDNATGVASVLQLARMFASGPRPRLVCRAPSGP; translated from the coding sequence ATGCAGCGCACTGGCGGTGTCGCTGTTCCCGCGCGCCGGGCTGGATTTGGAGGCGGAGAAGGGGTGCGCGCAGCGCAGCGACCGCCGCCCGCAGGCGCTCGGCGATGCCGCGCTGTCGGTGCGCTTGGCGCTCAAGCGCGAGCGCGTGGTCGCCAAGCTGGAACGGGCCACGCACCCGCAGGAGACGGCATCTGTTCGGCGCATTGGGACGCGTTCGGCCGCGGCGCGCTCGACAACGCCACCGGGGTGGCCAGCGTGCTGCAACTGGCGCGAATGTTCGCGTCCGGGCCGCGTCCGCGGCTGGTTTGCCGCGCGCCCAGCGGTCCTTGA
- the yedA gene encoding drug/metabolite exporter YedA, protein MSSPSSPAAAVPARGGSVVFALLLVYVVWGSTYLAIRFALQGGTPPLSMVSGLRFVVAGTLLYAVLRWRGVAPPTRAQWRSLAVLGALLLLCGNGMVVLAEREVSSGLAAVAVASVPLWMALFGAWRGQHARRGEWLGIVVGFAGVLWLNAGSSLSASPKGLMLLLIAPIGWAYGSVWSRGRDLPTPFMAAAGQMLCGGGLLVAAGLLGGERPHAWPTAHGLMAVAYLCVFGSIVAFTAYVWLLQNVRPVLAGSYAYVNPVIAVALGSWLGGERFTASDLGAMAVILAGVVVITVARTRP, encoded by the coding sequence ATGTCGTCCCCGTCTTCTCCCGCCGCTGCCGTTCCCGCGCGTGGCGGTTCCGTCGTCTTCGCGCTGTTGCTGGTCTACGTCGTCTGGGGGTCGACCTATCTGGCGATCCGCTTCGCCCTGCAGGGCGGGACGCCGCCGTTGAGCATGGTCTCGGGACTGCGCTTCGTGGTCGCCGGCACGCTGCTGTATGCGGTGCTGCGCTGGCGTGGCGTGGCGCCGCCGACGCGGGCGCAGTGGCGTTCGCTGGCGGTGCTCGGCGCGTTGCTGCTGCTGTGCGGCAACGGCATGGTGGTGCTGGCCGAGCGCGAGGTGTCCTCGGGCCTGGCCGCGGTCGCGGTGGCCTCGGTGCCGCTGTGGATGGCGCTGTTCGGCGCGTGGCGCGGACAGCACGCCCGTCGTGGCGAATGGCTGGGCATTGTGGTCGGGTTCGCCGGCGTGCTGTGGCTCAACGCGGGCAGCAGCCTCAGCGCCAGTCCAAAGGGCCTGATGTTGCTGTTGATCGCACCGATCGGGTGGGCCTACGGCTCGGTGTGGTCGCGCGGGCGCGACCTGCCGACGCCGTTCATGGCCGCGGCCGGGCAGATGCTGTGCGGTGGCGGGCTGCTGGTCGCTGCGGGCCTGCTCGGCGGCGAGCGGCCGCACGCATGGCCCACCGCGCACGGGCTGATGGCGGTGGCCTACCTGTGCGTGTTCGGCTCGATCGTGGCGTTCACCGCCTACGTGTGGCTGCTGCAGAACGTGCGTCCGGTGCTGGCCGGGAGCTATGCCTACGTCAACCCGGTGATCGCGGTGGCGCTGGGCAGCTGGCTCGGCGGCGAACGCTTCACCGCCAGCGACCTGGGGGCGATGGCGGTGATCCTGGCCGGCGTGGTGGTCATCACCGTGGCGCGGACCAGGCCATGA
- a CDS encoding phosphotransferase produces the protein MADDRYGREAIAALVPHQGTMCLWEEVVAWDAQRIVLRSLAHRAPEHPLRSGGRLRALHLCEYGAQAMAVHGGLLGRASGNPVRPGMLVALRGVQLHVADLHTLPDAIECEADVLLQAEDSQQYGFRIVHRAQLLAEGRATVMLGAA, from the coding sequence ATGGCCGATGACCGGTACGGCCGCGAGGCGATCGCGGCGCTGGTGCCGCACCAGGGCACGATGTGCCTGTGGGAAGAAGTGGTCGCATGGGACGCGCAGCGCATCGTGCTGCGCAGCCTGGCCCATCGCGCGCCCGAGCATCCGCTGCGCAGCGGCGGCCGCCTGCGCGCGCTGCACCTGTGCGAATACGGCGCACAGGCGATGGCGGTGCACGGCGGCCTGCTCGGCCGCGCCAGCGGTAACCCGGTGCGTCCGGGCATGCTGGTCGCGCTGCGCGGCGTGCAGCTGCACGTGGCCGACCTGCACACGCTGCCGGATGCGATCGAGTGCGAGGCCGACGTGCTGCTGCAGGCAGAGGACAGTCAGCAGTACGGCTTCCGCATCGTGCATCGCGCGCAGCTGCTGGCCGAAGGCCGCGCCACGGTGATGCTGGGCGCGGCGTAG
- a CDS encoding MMPL family transporter, with amino-acid sequence MSSKARITLALLWLALLTVGGVWLGNVLQVSGDLRKFMPEARTPAQKLLLDELGEGPGSRLLLMSLSGADAATLARQSQALRVQLAAQRDTFELVANGADAGLDAIPERLLAYRYLLSDSFDARPLDAATLADALQARLQDLGSPAAAMVEPLLPRDPTLEVLHLAESLQPAGGPQQRDGVWFDRAGKDALLVAQTRAAGFDPTGQQQAVDAIHAAFAKAGAGSASRLTLTGPGAFSVEIGGRTQDEAQWIGMLDTLGLVVLLLAAYRSWKIPVLGVLPLASAGLAGLGAVALLFDGVHGITVAFGFTLIGVVQDYPIHLFSHQRPGLDPRANARHLWPTLATGVVSTCIAYVTFLFSGVDGLRQLAVFTIAGLLVAALTTRLLLPALIDPSPRDHADSPALARLWRGIARLPRPRWSLLALALAAAAVIAFAPGPFWQNDLSKLTPVPADGLARDAHLRKELGAPDVRYVLALPAASADAALAASERLRPRLDALVARGALAGYDMAARYLPSAATQQRRQAALPDATQARALTAAAVAATPFRADAFAPFLADLAQARRAPPLTARDLHGTPLATTVDGLLLDRGVHATALVSLTGLRAPALLAGAVQGSGAQLMDLKEASESLVAAYRVRVLGALGIAALLLALTVAIALRTPRRIVRVLLPMALTTLLILAILRGCGVELNLFHLIALILAAGLGLDYALFFDHAGDDRAGQLRTLHALIVCSLMTLLVFALLAASSIPVLRAIGSTVALGVLFNFVLALLVSRETASGGAPAHPGERHGR; translated from the coding sequence TTGAGTTCGAAGGCGCGCATCACCCTGGCGCTGTTGTGGCTGGCACTGTTGACCGTGGGCGGGGTATGGCTTGGCAATGTGCTGCAGGTCTCGGGGGATCTGCGCAAGTTCATGCCGGAAGCCCGCACCCCCGCGCAGAAACTGCTGCTCGACGAACTCGGCGAAGGCCCGGGCTCGCGCCTGCTGCTGATGTCGCTGTCCGGCGCCGACGCGGCCACGCTGGCGCGACAGTCGCAGGCGCTGCGCGTGCAGCTGGCCGCGCAGCGCGACACCTTCGAGCTGGTCGCCAACGGCGCCGATGCCGGCCTGGACGCGATTCCCGAGCGCCTGCTGGCCTACCGCTACCTGCTCAGCGACAGCTTCGACGCCCGACCGCTGGATGCGGCGACGCTGGCCGACGCCTTGCAGGCGCGGCTGCAGGATCTGGGCTCGCCGGCCGCGGCGATGGTCGAGCCGCTGCTGCCGCGCGACCCGACCCTGGAAGTGCTGCACCTGGCCGAGAGCCTGCAACCGGCCGGCGGCCCGCAGCAGCGCGACGGGGTCTGGTTCGACCGCGCCGGCAAGGACGCGCTGCTGGTCGCGCAGACCCGCGCCGCCGGTTTCGATCCGACCGGACAGCAGCAGGCGGTGGATGCGATCCACGCCGCCTTCGCCAAGGCCGGCGCCGGCAGCGCCAGTCGCCTGACCCTGACCGGCCCCGGCGCGTTCTCGGTGGAGATCGGCGGGCGCACCCAGGACGAGGCGCAATGGATCGGCATGCTGGATACGCTGGGTCTGGTCGTGCTGCTGCTGGCCGCCTACCGCAGCTGGAAGATCCCGGTGCTCGGCGTGCTGCCACTGGCCAGCGCCGGTCTGGCCGGGCTGGGCGCGGTGGCGCTGCTGTTCGACGGCGTGCATGGCATCACCGTGGCGTTCGGCTTCACCCTGATCGGCGTGGTCCAGGATTATCCGATCCACTTGTTCAGCCACCAGCGCCCGGGCCTGGATCCGCGCGCCAACGCGCGCCACCTGTGGCCGACGCTGGCCACCGGTGTGGTCTCCACCTGCATCGCCTACGTCACCTTCCTTTTCTCCGGCGTGGACGGCCTGCGCCAGCTGGCGGTGTTCACCATCGCCGGGCTGCTGGTGGCGGCGCTGACCACGCGCCTGCTGTTGCCGGCGCTGATCGATCCATCGCCGCGCGACCATGCCGATTCGCCGGCGCTGGCGCGGCTGTGGCGCGGCATCGCGCGGCTGCCGCGGCCGCGCTGGTCGCTGCTGGCGCTGGCGCTGGCCGCGGCGGCGGTGATCGCGTTCGCGCCGGGTCCGTTCTGGCAGAACGACCTGTCCAAGCTGACCCCGGTGCCGGCCGACGGCCTGGCCCGCGACGCGCACCTGCGCAAGGAACTGGGCGCGCCGGACGTGCGCTACGTGCTGGCGCTGCCGGCCGCATCCGCCGATGCCGCGCTGGCCGCGTCCGAGCGGCTGCGCCCGCGCCTGGACGCGCTGGTCGCACGCGGCGCGCTGGCCGGCTACGACATGGCCGCGCGCTACCTGCCCAGTGCGGCGACCCAGCAGCGGCGCCAGGCGGCGCTGCCAGACGCGACGCAGGCGCGCGCGCTGACCGCTGCGGCGGTCGCCGCCACGCCGTTCCGCGCCGACGCCTTCGCCCCGTTCCTGGCCGACCTGGCGCAGGCGCGCCGCGCGCCGCCGCTGACCGCGCGCGACCTGCACGGCACGCCGCTGGCGACCACCGTCGATGGCCTGTTGCTGGACCGCGGCGTCCACGCCACCGCCCTGGTGTCGCTGACCGGCCTGCGCGCCCCGGCGTTGCTGGCCGGCGCGGTGCAGGGCAGCGGCGCGCAACTGATGGACCTGAAGGAGGCCTCCGAATCGCTGGTCGCCGCCTACCGCGTCCGCGTGCTCGGCGCGCTTGGCATCGCCGCGCTGCTGCTGGCGTTGACCGTGGCGATCGCGCTGCGCACGCCGCGCCGGATCGTGCGCGTGCTGCTGCCGATGGCGCTGACCACGCTGCTGATCCTGGCGATCCTGCGCGGCTGCGGGGTCGAGCTGAACCTGTTCCACCTGATCGCGCTGATCCTGGCCGCCGGCCTGGGCCTGGACTACGCGCTGTTCTTCGACCACGCCGGCGACGACCGCGCCGGCCAGTTGCGTACCCTGCACGCCCTGATCGTGTGCAGCCTGATGACGCTGCTGGTGTTCGCGCTGCTGGCCGCCTCCAGCATCCCGGTGCTGCGCGCGATCGGCAGCACCGTGGCGCTGGGCGTGCTGTTCAATTTCGTGCTGGCGCTGCTGGTCTCGCGCGAGACCGCCAGCGGCGGCGCGCCGGCGCACCCGGGAGAGCGGCATGGCCGATGA
- a CDS encoding LolA-related protein, translating to MPMRRTLPWMLILLCSAAPLCAASPEPLDPGWILQKLARPVPVSTEFVELRGSALLKAPLRVQGQYRRPDADTLVREVTAPYRETTTLRGGEATLERAGKPPRRFSLARVPELAGLQNGFGALLSGDRAQLQQHYALSSQGTRERWQLQLQPKDPALAAQVRSLRLYGRGAELRCIETTPAKGDVQRTLLAGAARDAASLVEADALTALCHGDAR from the coding sequence ATGCCGATGCGTCGCACCTTGCCGTGGATGCTGATACTGCTGTGCAGCGCCGCACCGCTGTGCGCCGCGTCGCCTGAGCCGCTGGATCCCGGCTGGATCCTGCAGAAGCTGGCGCGGCCGGTCCCGGTCAGCACCGAGTTCGTCGAACTGCGCGGCTCGGCGCTGCTGAAGGCGCCGCTGCGGGTGCAGGGCCAGTACCGCCGTCCCGATGCCGACACGCTGGTGCGCGAGGTCACCGCGCCGTACCGCGAGACCACCACCCTGCGCGGCGGCGAAGCCACGCTGGAGCGCGCCGGCAAGCCGCCGCGGCGCTTCTCGCTGGCGCGGGTGCCGGAACTGGCCGGCCTGCAGAACGGCTTCGGCGCGCTGCTGTCCGGCGACCGCGCGCAGCTGCAGCAGCACTACGCACTGAGCAGCCAGGGCACGCGCGAGCGCTGGCAGCTGCAGCTGCAGCCCAAGGACCCGGCACTGGCCGCGCAGGTGCGCAGCCTGCGCCTGTACGGCCGCGGCGCCGAACTGCGCTGCATCGAGACCACTCCGGCCAAGGGCGACGTGCAACGCACCCTGCTGGCCGGCGCCGCGCGCGACGCGGCCAGCCTCGTCGAGGCCGATGCGCTGACCGCGCTGTGCCACGGCGACGCGCGCTGA
- a CDS encoding acyltransferase, translating into MSASWKHRPEGGGRFALWLIRSIARYGGRAVGRLLLYPITLYFLLVRGPERRDSRHYLGRVFDRPASLLDVARHIHTFASTILDRVFMLCGQMHRFRIDIQGLEQLHAQMDRGRGVLIFGSHLGSFDALRVLATERPDVQVKVLLDKAHNPAMTELLGALNPQLAANIIDAGMDSTSIVMAIKQATDEGALVALLVDRPRPEDPALPAAFIGQGALFPTSPWLIAAALKAPVVLAFGLYRGGNRYQLVFETFSEGLDLPRRQRAPALAALIRDYAARLEHHTRSAPYNWFNFYDFWNNRHADASHLAVDADTAVQRRTAVRRVA; encoded by the coding sequence ATGAGCGCCAGCTGGAAACACCGCCCCGAAGGCGGCGGCCGCTTCGCGCTGTGGCTGATCCGCAGCATCGCCCGCTACGGCGGCCGCGCCGTCGGGCGCCTGCTGCTGTACCCGATCACCCTGTATTTCCTGCTGGTGCGCGGCCCGGAGCGGCGCGACTCGCGCCACTACCTGGGGCGCGTGTTCGACCGCCCGGCCTCGCTGCTGGACGTGGCCCGGCACATCCACACCTTCGCCTCGACCATCCTGGACCGGGTGTTCATGCTGTGCGGGCAGATGCACCGTTTCCGGATCGACATCCAGGGCCTGGAACAGTTGCATGCGCAGATGGACCGCGGCCGCGGCGTGCTGATCTTCGGCTCGCACCTGGGCAGCTTCGACGCGCTGCGGGTGCTGGCCACCGAGCGCCCCGACGTGCAGGTCAAGGTGTTGCTGGACAAGGCGCACAACCCGGCCATGACCGAACTGCTGGGCGCGCTGAACCCGCAGCTGGCGGCCAACATCATCGATGCCGGCATGGACAGCACCTCCATCGTCATGGCGATCAAGCAGGCCACCGACGAAGGCGCGCTGGTCGCGCTGCTGGTGGACCGCCCGCGCCCGGAGGACCCGGCGCTGCCGGCCGCGTTCATTGGCCAGGGCGCGCTGTTCCCGACCTCGCCGTGGCTGATCGCCGCGGCGCTGAAGGCGCCGGTGGTGCTGGCGTTCGGCCTGTACCGCGGCGGCAACCGCTACCAGCTGGTGTTCGAGACCTTCAGCGAAGGCCTGGACCTGCCGCGCCGGCAGCGCGCGCCGGCGCTGGCGGCGCTCATCCGCGATTACGCCGCCAGGCTGGAACATCACACGCGCTCCGCGCCGTACAACTGGTTCAACTTCTACGATTTCTGGAACAACCGTCATGCCGATGCGTCGCACCTTGCCGTGGATGCTGATACTGCTGTGCAGCGCCGCACCGCTGTGCGCCGCGTCGCCTGA
- a CDS encoding beta-hydroxyacyl-ACP dehydratase gives MDFVVPHDHPSLPGHFPGHPVVPGVVLLDHVLQAVEAVHGACGPLRLPQVKFLQPLLPGQQARVELDGAAPRWRFRVRRGEDLLASGDLVAEHAA, from the coding sequence ATGGATTTCGTCGTGCCGCATGATCATCCCAGCCTGCCAGGGCATTTCCCGGGCCACCCGGTGGTGCCCGGCGTGGTGCTGTTGGACCACGTGCTGCAGGCCGTGGAAGCCGTGCACGGCGCGTGCGGGCCGCTGCGCCTGCCCCAGGTGAAGTTCCTGCAGCCGCTGCTGCCCGGGCAGCAGGCGCGCGTGGAGCTGGACGGCGCCGCGCCGCGCTGGCGCTTCCGCGTGCGCCGCGGCGAGGACCTGCTGGCCAGCGGCGACCTGGTCGCGGAGCACGCCGCATGA
- a CDS encoding lysophospholipid acyltransferase family protein, translating to MPQAGMPSRMAWAVWNASQLLFTLAFTGLGIVVALVLLRLAGPRPPLRMGARVWAPVLFFGAGARLRVEGQERVDWSRNHLFVSNHQSIIDICALFAALPVPLRFLLKNEMLQVPFVSWYARATGMLFLDRDSRRAGALVRRQAAALLRQGQDLCLFPEGTRSRNGELAPFKAGLLQAAIDAGVDVVPVALDGAGKVLPSTSLFRVRPGVIRVRIGAPINVNGVDGPLDRQQLTQRAQQAVRAMLEPRI from the coding sequence ATGCCGCAGGCAGGGATGCCCTCGCGCATGGCCTGGGCCGTGTGGAATGCCTCGCAGCTGCTGTTCACCCTGGCGTTCACCGGGCTGGGCATCGTCGTGGCGCTGGTCCTGCTGCGGCTGGCCGGGCCGCGGCCGCCGCTGCGCATGGGCGCGCGGGTGTGGGCGCCGGTGCTGTTCTTCGGCGCCGGGGCGCGCCTGCGGGTGGAGGGCCAGGAGCGGGTGGACTGGTCGCGCAACCACCTGTTCGTCAGCAACCACCAGTCGATCATCGACATCTGCGCGCTGTTCGCGGCGCTGCCGGTGCCGCTGCGCTTCCTGCTCAAGAACGAAATGCTGCAGGTGCCGTTCGTGAGCTGGTACGCGCGCGCCACCGGCATGCTGTTCCTGGACCGCGACAGCCGCCGCGCCGGGGCCCTGGTTCGGCGCCAGGCCGCGGCGCTGCTGCGCCAGGGCCAGGACCTGTGCCTGTTCCCGGAAGGCACCCGCAGCCGCAACGGCGAACTGGCCCCGTTCAAGGCCGGGCTGCTGCAGGCCGCGATCGATGCCGGCGTGGACGTGGTGCCGGTGGCATTGGACGGGGCGGGCAAGGTGCTGCCGTCGACCAGCCTGTTCCGGGTGCGGCCCGGCGTGATCCGGGTGCGGATCGGCGCGCCGATCAACGTGAACGGCGTCGATGGCCCGCTGGACCGGCAACAGCTGACCCAGCGCGCGCAGCAGGCCGTCCGTGCCATGCTCGAACCCAGGATTTGA
- a CDS encoding ketosynthase, which yields MSKSTRPVDPVGAAPWALALGVLLALAYSPLAHWANAAHRPDLAVLAAAALVLMVLVEPMARRRPWAWALALLALAALVPLWRSPHALLLLAVPPVLFSAWVAWFFGRSLQRGRTPLISRIVEALYRQAQMPITPAQLRYTRRLTLAWTLLLVAMTLLNLLLALCAVPSGVLAQLGQSSPLPIGDARASLIANLLGYGVIGGFFVGEYLMRGRWFPQRPYRNLPDFLHRLARLGPVFWRDLLR from the coding sequence ATGTCGAAGTCAACAAGACCAGTTGACCCGGTCGGCGCCGCACCCTGGGCGCTGGCCCTGGGCGTGCTGCTGGCGCTGGCGTACTCGCCGCTGGCGCATTGGGCCAACGCCGCGCACCGTCCCGATCTGGCCGTGCTGGCCGCTGCGGCGCTGGTGCTGATGGTGCTGGTGGAGCCGATGGCGCGGCGGCGGCCGTGGGCTTGGGCGCTGGCGCTGCTGGCGCTGGCCGCGCTGGTGCCGTTGTGGCGCTCGCCGCATGCGCTGCTGCTGTTGGCCGTGCCGCCGGTGCTGTTCAGCGCCTGGGTGGCCTGGTTCTTCGGGCGCAGCCTGCAGCGCGGGCGCACGCCGCTGATCTCGCGCATCGTCGAGGCGCTGTACCGCCAGGCGCAGATGCCGATCACGCCCGCGCAGCTGCGCTATACGCGGCGGCTGACCCTGGCGTGGACGCTGCTGCTGGTTGCCATGACATTGCTGAACCTGTTGCTGGCGCTGTGCGCCGTGCCGAGCGGGGTGTTGGCGCAGCTGGGGCAGTCCTCGCCGCTGCCGATCGGCGACGCGCGCGCCTCGCTGATCGCCAACCTGCTCGGCTACGGGGTCATCGGCGGCTTCTTCGTCGGCGAATACCTGATGCGCGGGCGCTGGTTTCCGCAGCGTCCCTACCGTAATCTGCCTGACTTCCTGCACCGGTTGGCGCGGCTGGGGCCGGTTTTTTGGCGCGATCTGTTGCGCTGA
- the xanC gene encoding xanthomonadin biosynthesis acyl carrier protein XanC, whose product MSSQTAAERELAELLVESLNLEDVQPGDIDPEAPLFNTGLGLDSIDALELALAISKRYGFQLRSDNDENRRIFASLRALSAHVEVNKTS is encoded by the coding sequence ATGTCTTCGCAAACTGCCGCCGAACGTGAACTGGCCGAGTTGCTGGTCGAGAGCCTGAACCTGGAAGACGTGCAGCCCGGCGACATCGATCCGGAGGCGCCGCTGTTCAATACCGGGCTGGGACTGGACTCGATCGACGCGCTGGAGCTGGCGCTGGCGATCAGCAAGCGCTACGGCTTCCAACTGCGTTCGGACAACGACGAAAACCGTCGCATCTTCGCCTCGCTGCGCGCGCTGTCGGCGCATGTCGAAGTCAACAAGACCAGTTGA
- a CDS encoding NAD(P)/FAD-dependent oxidoreductase, whose amino-acid sequence MNSTAASGSFSAPPQAPAAETPDVLVIGGGPAGCTAATLLAQKGWKVTLLEKDRHPRFHIGESLLPMNIPILQRLGVLEQVRAIGVLKLGADFPNDAGGYNTFRFAQALDAQSDYAFQVPRAAFDRILFAHARAAGADLREQTRVQAVQLDGERPLVQACGADGVRTFRPRYLIDASGRDAFLGNRLKLKRANPRHQSAALFSHFRGVARRPGEDAGNISIYRHAHGWMWLIPLPDDVMSVGAVCYPAYMKTRQGSDSAALLLRTLALNPDVAARMAGAQRVAPVHATGNYAYECTRMSGPRWLMLGDAYAFVDPMFSSGVYLAMHSAERGAAMVDAALRDPAREARLQRGLEKHLRRGLNEFKWFIYRFTSPTMRELFAQPRNVLQVEQAVVAMLAGDVFDNRAVWRRLRVFRAIYAMSAAAMLSRAWRSWRQRRRQAREPFHGDTLHGDNA is encoded by the coding sequence ATGAATTCCACCGCCGCTTCCGGGTCCTTCTCCGCCCCGCCGCAGGCCCCCGCGGCGGAGACGCCCGACGTGCTGGTGATCGGCGGCGGCCCGGCCGGCTGCACCGCGGCGACCCTGCTGGCGCAAAAGGGCTGGAAGGTGACCCTGCTGGAAAAGGACCGCCACCCGCGCTTCCACATCGGCGAATCGCTGCTGCCGATGAACATCCCCATCCTGCAGCGGCTGGGCGTGCTCGAGCAGGTGCGCGCGATCGGCGTGCTCAAGCTCGGCGCCGATTTCCCCAACGACGCCGGCGGCTACAACACCTTCCGCTTCGCGCAGGCCCTGGACGCGCAGTCCGATTACGCGTTCCAGGTGCCGCGCGCCGCGTTCGACCGGATCCTGTTCGCCCACGCCCGCGCCGCCGGCGCCGACCTGCGCGAGCAGACCAGGGTCCAGGCGGTGCAGTTGGACGGCGAGCGGCCGCTGGTGCAGGCATGCGGCGCCGACGGCGTGCGTACGTTCCGCCCACGCTATCTGATCGACGCCAGCGGCCGCGACGCCTTCCTCGGCAACAGGCTCAAACTCAAGCGCGCCAACCCGAGGCACCAGTCGGCGGCGCTGTTCAGCCATTTCCGCGGGGTGGCGCGGCGCCCCGGCGAGGATGCCGGCAACATCAGCATCTACCGCCACGCGCACGGCTGGATGTGGCTGATCCCGCTGCCCGACGACGTGATGAGCGTCGGCGCGGTGTGCTACCCGGCGTATATGAAGACGCGCCAGGGCAGCGACAGCGCGGCGTTGCTGCTGCGCACCCTGGCGCTGAACCCGGACGTGGCCGCGCGCATGGCCGGCGCGCAGCGCGTGGCGCCGGTGCACGCCACCGGCAACTACGCCTACGAATGCACGCGCATGAGCGGACCGCGCTGGCTGATGCTCGGCGACGCCTACGCGTTCGTCGACCCGATGTTCTCCTCCGGCGTGTACCTGGCGATGCACAGCGCCGAGCGCGGCGCGGCAATGGTGGACGCGGCGCTGCGCGATCCGGCGCGCGAGGCGCGGCTGCAACGCGGCCTGGAAAAACACCTGCGCCGCGGCCTGAACGAGTTCAAGTGGTTCATCTACCGCTTCACCTCGCCCACCATGCGCGAGCTGTTCGCGCAGCCGCGCAACGTGCTGCAGGTGGAACAGGCCGTGGTGGCGATGCTGGCCGGCGACGTGTTCGACAACCGCGCGGTGTGGCGACGGCTGCGCGTGTTCCGTGCGATCTACGCCATGTCCGCGGCCGCGATGCTGTCGCGCGCCTGGCGGTCCTGGCGCCAGCGCCGCCGCCAGGCACGCGAACCGTTCCACGGCGATACCCTGCACGGAGACAATGCATGA
- a CDS encoding pteridine-dependent deoxygenase, whose protein sequence is MSRPYPHSPHHDQRHPQLQVDYVAETDPDALLRDERVLAVFGFGGDAPHHHDPRYLRVPLQPHGPRVLEVWRTDAPVRSGRHGDIAWAGDDRLQFGVIEIDERALDIADASALAYAQITAFVAGGATPRLMRIWNYLDAITLGSGDRERYRRFCVGRARGLGDFDASLLPAATAVGRCDHARVMQIYWLAAAQAGTPLENPRQVSAYRYPRQYGPQPPSFARAMLPPAGGDMPLLLSGTASVVGHASMHSGQLLAQLEETFANFDALLAAARRHAPDLPAQFGDRTRLKVYVREATDLPLVAAALDARFGDRVPRLLLHAVICRDELAVEIDGVHG, encoded by the coding sequence ATGAGCCGGCCGTACCCGCATTCCCCGCACCACGACCAGCGCCATCCGCAGCTGCAAGTGGACTACGTCGCCGAGACCGACCCTGACGCGCTGCTGCGCGACGAGCGGGTACTGGCGGTGTTCGGCTTCGGCGGCGACGCCCCGCACCACCACGACCCGCGCTACCTGCGCGTACCGCTGCAGCCGCACGGCCCGCGCGTGCTCGAGGTCTGGCGCACCGATGCGCCGGTGCGCAGCGGGCGCCACGGCGACATCGCCTGGGCCGGCGATGATCGCCTGCAGTTCGGCGTGATCGAGATCGACGAGCGGGCGCTGGATATCGCGGACGCCTCGGCGCTGGCCTATGCGCAGATCACCGCATTCGTCGCCGGCGGCGCCACGCCGCGCCTGATGCGCATCTGGAACTATCTCGATGCGATCACCCTGGGCAGCGGCGACCGCGAGCGCTACCGCCGGTTCTGCGTCGGCCGCGCGCGCGGACTGGGCGATTTCGACGCCAGCCTGCTGCCGGCCGCCACCGCGGTCGGCCGCTGCGACCACGCCCGGGTGATGCAGATCTATTGGCTGGCCGCCGCGCAGGCCGGCACGCCGCTGGAGAACCCGCGCCAGGTCAGCGCATACCGCTACCCGCGCCAATACGGTCCGCAGCCGCCGAGCTTCGCCCGCGCGATGCTGCCGCCGGCCGGCGGCGACATGCCGCTGCTGCTGTCCGGCACCGCCAGCGTGGTCGGCCATGCCTCGATGCACAGCGGCCAGCTGCTGGCGCAGTTGGAAGAAACCTTCGCCAACTTCGATGCGCTGCTGGCCGCCGCGCGCCGCCACGCGCCGGACCTGCCGGCGCAGTTCGGCGACCGCACCCGGCTGAAGGTCTACGTCCGCGAAGCGACCGACCTGCCGCTGGTCGCCGCCGCCCTCGACGCCCGCTTCGGCGACCGCGTCCCGCGCCTGCTGCTGCACGCGGTGATCTGCCGCGACGAACTGGCGGTGGAGATCGACGGCGTGCATGGGTAA